The sequence tttcttttgagacagtgtttcactaagttgcttagagccttgctatgttactgaggctgactttgaacttgtgatcctcctgcctcagcctcccgagctgttgggattacaggccactgtgcctggatggCAGTGTTTTTAATAATGCCTTTTATACTATCATTTTGAAATGATGTCAAAATGTAGAAGAGTTGTAAGCATAGTACAAAAACTCATATACCCTTTACTCAGGTATATCAACTATAAAAACATTTCACCACAACTACTGGTGtctctacctacctacctacttacCTATAAGCCTACTTATCATTTAACATCATATACATTTTTCCTGGATAATTTGAGATTTAATTGCAGAATTGTACTCATTTACCTAAAATACTTCAACATCTATTTCCAAAGAGCAGGATGTTCCCTAATAGAATTatcaaattcagaaatttaacattgataTAATGCTATTATCAGATATGCAATCATATTCAAAATTTGCTGATTTTCCAAGTAATACCCATTATGGCAATCTTTCCCTCCCACATCGTCAGCCccattgtgtattttatttagagaccgggtctcaccaagttgcttagcacctcacttttgctgagactgactttgaactcgcaatcctcttgtctcagtctcctgagctgctgggattacaggtgtgcagcacctgGCTTGCTTAAGTTTTTAATTGCAAAAGTTCTAATGTTTGGAGAGAGAAAGACCAAGTCAGGTTGGTTTGGGGAGTCAGGAATTTTTGAGGGCACCAAGTACACCGGTATACTGTGAACATGGCAGAATAAAGAAGGGTCAGAAAGGGAAATGGAATTCAAACACAAACTTTATCTGTCTTGGAGTTTGCCCAAAGATGACCCTTTTCTGGTATGTCCCCCTAACCAAAAAGAGAACAGgtgaggtttattttaaaatacagtttcttGATTAGTATTTTAAATTGGTTTTTTATTTAAACCTGTAAATGTGAAGTAAATATCTGTTCTTATAATATTTGCCATGAAGGGagtgaaagaaacatttttcttcttttatcattcAATATAGCAAGGAAGTACAGCATGATGTTCTTATAGCTCTCTCCTTTTCCCAGGCATCTAATCCCAGAGTTCCATTGtcttgtgttatttcttttttctttgtagcaAGAGTAGTAGCAACTTTTGCCCAGGAATAAGTAGGTCATTGGGCACATATGCAAAGCACAAGTTTCTATATTACAGGCAAGACGAGTGGCACAAACAAGAGGTGATATTTTACAGAGaggttagaaaaaaaataaccaatgaATGCAATCTGTGATTTGTTTCTCAAATTGTGCCCAAGAACACAAATTTCCCATCGAGTGAACTTTGCAGAGTTCCAACATTAACAGAATATCAGCTAACTTTTTAATCAAGCCATTGAGCACGAATCTTTCGTTTGAGGATAAATTTTTCAACAAAACTTATGACAACAGAAGAAACAGTAAGATATTTATCAAATTAATCACATATTTGcttaaaaagttaacattaagGTAAATTTGGAAACTACagtcaaaaataattattcaagctagaaaatttaatttatgaCTATAAAGTATTATCCATGATCAGATTCCCCATatgttttttttactttaatctttataatttcttttaaagttcaCTTTGTTGCACTTGCTCTGTTAAGTTTCccaatgaacaacaacaacaaaaagagtgtCTTAATGTCTTCATTTGGTTCATAATGAccctttttaaatgcttttcacTCTAATTTAGAAGAGGGGGCTCATTCTGTTGGCATCTTGGTATGAATAGAAATTATTGGAACAGCCCATTTTAAGACTTTGTTTTCATTAATATCCCATAGGCGAAGAATGATATGGTTACTGTGATattttgcaaacaaaaataatccaaatccAGTATCTTCATTGCTGACAATTTCTAGTCAATACTGTTTAGGATACTTCATCTTCTCATCCAATAATTTAAGTTTGAAAAAAGCAGAAAGCTTTTAATCTCTTGGAAGGCATTGGCTCTTTTTGCTTCAGTATATTTaggcttctcttttctctctgctctcctcGGATGAGCTTTCGGTCTGGAGATTTCTTCCGAGGAAATATCTACGAGAAGTAAGACGTCCCTGTGGCCAGCGGAATGGCTGGAACTGAAAACGGTGGTTGCACCTTAGAGGGAGAAAAGGTCTGTTTGGAAACCTAAAGTAGACTCCAGGCCTTCTTTGAGGAATTTGATTAAAGGGATACCTGGGTGTCCTTGGAATGGGCGGGACCCTTGTTGACGGATTCCTCGTGGTGGGCGGAGGGGTGAGCGTGAAGATCTGGCAGTCTGTAGGGTTTATGTTATTTTGTGAGCCTCCTGGTGGGGTGACAACCTCTTCTTGTCCTGTAGGGAGGAAAATACAAGTCAGAAAACAGGGCTGGTAACAGAAGCAGAAGTGAGATAGATCCTTAAGGGTGGGTGCAGgggagaaagatggaaagagagaaGTAGAGATGTCTTGAAGCATGTTGGAAAGAACTGGCAAggtcaataaaatgaaatgtggaCACATCTTATGATCCTGTGTTTCCACTCTATGGAATTGACCCCAGAGAAATGAACTGTAGTTTGCAAAAACAACCAACCAGAAAACAAGTTCAAGGATGTTCACAACATCCTTTTTCACTAGCACCTAAACTTGGCAACAATCCAGGTGATCATCACTAGAATGGTTAAATAAActttgtatattcatacaatgaaaagTACTCgttgtggaaaaggaaaaattactaATGCCTACAgtaatatggatgaatctcatgGACGTTATGTTGAACAAAAGAAGTTAGACACAAAAGAGTACATACCGCAAAAGAGTATAACTAGTGAAACTATGGTAAtaagaaaagtcaaaataatgTTCAACTCGAGTTTATGGTAGGAATTGTTTAGTGGAAAGAGTAATCAGGAAACTCcaaaaatgttctgtatcttgataTGTGTGGTTTTTAAATGGAGATATCTAcatttcacacacatacacacatagatgtatacacacacacacacacacacacatatatacctcTCTATATACacaagtatatatgtatgtatatataaaatgtgattaAGCTGTAACTTTAAGATCTGTGGACTTACTATGCGtaaattataacttaaaaaagaaaattcatgagaaaaaaaatacttatttaatgttaaaaatataaaaataactttaaaagttctttttcccTGCTCAATTAGTGAAGTCATTCCTTAGGAAGAGAGGGGCATCTACAAGCAGCAAAAGGAACAGGGCACAGTtagtttttaagaagaaatttggaTTAAGTTCCAGCTTCAAGGTCTTCCCTTGGCTGAATCAGTCATTCAAGTTGGCAGTAAAGGAAGTTTTCCTGTAGAGAATCATTTCTTCACTTCTGCAGAGACTCACCAATACAAAGTCTCTGCAGAGACTTTCCAATACTCCTGGAAAGGAGTGCCAGGCATGGATGGGGGAAAGACGAACCAGCCACAGGAAGCCGAGAGCACAGATGCATTTAAGAACTAGATTCCCTGGTTTCTGGGCTGTCTTGGATATGCTTACGTAGTTCTTGTGCCCAGAGAACTCATTCATTGACTAGTCAATGATGAGTAGAATCCTCCCTTGAGAATTATAGCAAAGAGATATAGTGAAAGCTGTTACTGGAAGGCAGGGGTTGGAGTGTCAGATTTTGGCCAGATGAATGTTGAGAAGCACAGAGGCCAGTTTGCATATAGAAGCAGTAAATTGGGGAAGGCCTCAGAGAGAGAAAGCGACAAGAGACTATGTGGTAACTGCTTGCTGATGGGCATAGTCTTGGTTCTTTACTTTCCAGGGTTGGTCCCTCTGAGGGTGGGCTATAGTGAAAGTTCTTGAAGACAATCTTATCATGACCATGCCACCtccaactctattttattttttggtactagggagtgAACCAGGGTCTTGCATGTACTCATACTACTTCTACTGACCCCTTGCTCTATTCTTTTTCAAACTAACTTGAATGGGTGTTCATTCCTTAAATAAAATGCCAATCCTTTCTCCATACCCACTCAGGCTATTGAGTTGAAATCCTGTGATGAAATTAGACTAACACACTTTGAACTTCATAATGATTAAACCACACATTACTCCTTCTTTGTGATAAGTTTTGAATCCTTGTGACATGAAAACTCTACCCATAATCTAGTCTCCAGGGGAGACATCAGCCTCATTATTAAGCCCCATCTTGACATTTTGCTATGAAATGAAGCTTAGCTAGGCCTTGCACTCTGCTATTCATTAAACCACTCCAGCTGTTAAAAACAAACCACCCACTCACCCCTTGGGCTCATCTCATTTCTTGCAACATGAAGCTACTCTCTATATCCTCTGGCAATTGGGTGTTAGGCAGGTTTTAGAGCCTGCTAGGCTGTGGGTTGGTCCAGTAGTATCCAGTGCTGTCTTCTGGGAAATCCCAAGGGTTCGAAATCAAGGAACAAGCTTACCCCAACCACCTTGGCAGGAccatgtaaaaatgcattcttccACCAAATTACATACAGGGTCATTACCTGCCTGGTAGCACATGTGTTCTAAAATGGGGGAACCACAGGGACTGTTTTGGGACCCTGTCACATCTTACAAAGTTAAGGCCACACATCTGAGTGAGTTGATACTTTTCATGTCTCTACCTTTGACTGAGTTAACCCTGttcatcattcttttctttatccttgtTCTGCTCTGTTCCTACTTCTTCAGAATCTTTACTATATTCTCAAATCTCCTTCAAAATGTTAGTTCTTCATTCATTTGAAGAATTCTTTGTACCTTTCTAAGTAGATTATTTAGCTTAATATTTCAGATAGAAAACTGAGGTGGTCTGCCGTGAACTCTGGTTCCTACTTCTCTTTAAAGAGAAGTCTATATGCTATATAACTATTTAATCTGTTAGAATCTGACTCTGTGTCTTCCACTCCATCAGATCTACTTTGGAAAAAGTCAGTAGTCCTGGGCTTCTAAAACGTTGATTCCAGGTGCCTGAAGTACTATTTTCCTGAGTCTCCTGTTAGAATTCCAAGTTTGGTCTCCTCAGGGAGACCTGAATACTGGTGAAGGTCCCTGGCAacctgctttcatagcatcctgTGAATCCACTTTCATTATACGTATCAGTCATGTGATTACCATTCAGTGGTTGTGTTCCTGCTCCACTGAAATAGCCACATGAACATCTTGTAGACTGTGGTCTCAACCCTACCTCAGTGCCTGCAATAGGACTGAACTGAGTGAAAGAAATCTCGGTTTCTACGATTGGAAAAGTTACCATGTTCTTACCTCTCAGGGACAGTGTGATgattaataagtaaatatttcccATACTGCTCACTGACATGCCGCCAAAGTTCTAAATGTCAAAGATGAGAGTTTTCCAAGTGTAATGAGACCAGAGTAGGTCAAACATTTGAACATTAAAAACATATTGAGCTggttgcagtggtgcatgcctataatcccagcagcttgggagactgaggcaggaaaattgagagttcaaaaccagcctcagcaaaagggaggctctaagcaactcagtgagtccctgtttctaaataaaatgcaaaatagggttggagatgtggctcagtggttgagtgcccccgaaTTCAATTCCCAGACCCCCACTTCCCtgcccaaaacaaacaaataaaaaaaacaaaaaaaaaaacaaaaaaaaccatgtTGAGAGCCGAGAACAAAGTGTTGAAAAGTCTGGGCTCCCTGAGCTCTGTAACTGTGTGCCTATAGACAGATTCCTTAACTTCTTTGAGActttttccttgtttgtaaaatggaGCAAATAACACTACCCATTTCATGAACTTGTGAATTTATCTAAGATGTATAAAGTGTTCAAAATATTGTCTGACACACAATATACATTTAGTGTTAGCAATTATTATTAATCATGAATATTATGGAAGGATTCTATTAGCATAAGCCCCATTTTCTTAGGCCCATTTGGTTACATCATGTACATAATCCCTGCATTAAGGACAGAGCTAAAAGATACAGATGTAATAAGAATAGGCCCtcgcagggcatggtggcacacacttgtcgttccagtaactctggaggctaaggcaagaggctcacaaattcaaaaccaaccacagcaacttagtgacacccatctcaaaataaaaaataaaaggattggaGGTAAAGCTCAATGGTAAAAGGGTCCTGacttctatccccagtaccaataaataattaaaaacagtacTTCTAAGTCAAGGGATTATTGTTGACTGACAGTCACTGACGATGTCCTCTGCACCTAGAATAGTTCCTGGTTTACAgtggtgttcaataaatatttgatgaattgaATGAATTGTCAGGCAGACACCGAGTTTTcctctttgtatatttttgtggTACTCAATACTTAAGTCTCAGAatgtttgatatatttaaaagtagtgcaaaatttaaaaagtcaaaatattgcTTAGAACTTGGATATCACTTTTAAATGGGTTTATTATAGTCTAGACATGAAATTCATAACATACCAACAACTAGCACTTTTCAAAAAGAGTAATGAGGAGAAGAGCTTTGTTATAATTACCTGTACTCTGTGGTTATTTGGGCAGACAATAGCTGGTTTGTAGTGAACTATAGGGATTTTTAGAAAGTAAGCTTTGAACTCGGAGTTTAAGTATTCAACTCTTCCATTACAGTGCATATGGGTTCTTAGAATTCTCATGTACTTTCAGAGTTGAACCTGAAAGAAATATAAGTCCtgtgtttatttaatttactCACAATAACTACAACTCAGTTCATTTGGTGGATTCACAGAATGACTGACTATCTTGGTCAAATCTGTAATTTTGAAGATACAGAATTTGGAGCCGTGAAGGTGTTCCACAGGCCTCTTTCAATCCTGTGCTGTAAGTCAAGTTGTTTCAACAATGTTCAGGCTACTGTGTCAGATGCTGTGCACATACAGAGATGGCAAAGACGCAGCACCTGCGCCAGGGAAATGCAGTGGTGCTGCAGATACACAGATCTGCAGTGCAGAGTGGAAAGCAGCACGTATGTGGGTAATGTGTGAATTGCTATAAAAATCcaaggtgtgtgtatgtgtgtgtgtgagagattgcaattttaaaattatgtgtctTAAGAAAGACTTTGTGAAGTCGATATTATGGTGGCATTTAAATGTTGAGACTTGAAGCAGAATTTCAATAAACAGGTGTGAAAGCAGGAAGAGGGAGCAGCCACAGTCACTGCcatggaggagagagaaagaagatgacTTTGAAGAAACACATGTGACCCTGTCTGGTAGACACAGAATATGTGTAAGTGAGCAATGAACAGGAACCAGTGCTGGGATAAATTGAAGCTAGATGGGAAGGATGCCAAATTCAGAAACCAAATCTCACATTTCAActgatgtcttttattttattgtttagttacatatttttgtgatatgggggattgaacccagggctttacataTGCTCAGCGAGCACTCTAACCACTTAGCTACATAAGAGATAAGCCGTTCTTATCTCTGATCAGAGTTTATGATTCTTCTTTGCTTTTGTCCAAGAGGCAAGGACAGCATAGTCAGAAAACTATCTTCCCTTGTCTCCATCATAGTCTCTGTTTAAATAACATGAATTTCTGGGAGCATAACTTAGTAAGCTGTCCTTTCAGGTTTCCCTTTAATTCACCCAGACTTTTTTAGATTCTATTTGGAAACAaggtcccactaaattgctgagactggtcgaGATcctctgtttcagcctcctgagttgttgggattatagttCCAGACCACTGTGCCTGGAATTGCTATCTTTTCTATATGAACAAAAGGAAGCTCTAATCTCATTATAACTTGTTTGCATATTTACAAAGCCTCCTGGAAAGTGGAGAAGGTGACAAAATTGTCTCCATGATTACACATTTCCCATAAACTTGAAAGAAGGTGGTAGGTGGctgcttttgttttataattccTCTTTTACATATCGCTTTTAGCAGGTGATGACTGGATCTTTGCCTTGGGGATTGGGAGCAAGTGACATTTATTATCTATGTCTTCTGATGGTCTGAGTTTGTGCAGAGGTTGGTAAGGGAATCTATGGGTGTCCTATAACCAGTTCTGAGGTCTGTACCTGTGTCCAGTTTGTCATGAGCAAGGAAGTTATTGAGGGATGAGTAAGGTTTGGCTGAGCCACTGCAAAGACTCCCCAGGGCAGGGCATGGGAGTGGGTGAAGGACTCTATTTGACTCCATTTTCTCCTCCCTGAACAGCATCTAGTTTTGGAACTAAGGTGAACTGTGGGGAAAAATGCTAAATTCAGGGTCTCCAAAAtctcttcctcctttatttcccttttttctttcttccttatccttttctttcctttccccagggTGTACATACCAATTCTAAGGCTCAGGTCACCTGGAGATTTGGTAgtggggaaaaggagaaagaattgaAACAGTGGAGAAACTCATCTCATATAATCCTAAAACTTGTATTCATCTTGAGAGCACCAAGACACAGCTCACTAGATGTGATTAACTAAAGCAATGATAGAGACTAAACACCCGCCTTGTACAAATTACTGCACAGTTAGAGATGGAGAAAGGTGGACAGCACTGTAATTCAAGGTAGAAATTGTTAGCTTCGTGACACTAGTGAGTGTGCAGTGTTTTTAGTGTGTATGGCTTTTGACATATAGCTCACTTGGTCCTTTCAACCCCCATAGCAATGAATATTATTAGAACTGTCAATTCACAAATGAGGAGTCTGATGCTCAGAGAGGTTACAAGTATCAAAGACACAGAGCTACAGCTGAGACTAGGATCCAAGTCTTCAGATGATAGAAGCAGTTGCAGGCTGATGGAAACAGATATAAATAGTTCCAGTTTATGGAATGTGTAATCATGGAGCTAGTTTTATCTTTTCAGAAAACTTATTAATTAATGGGCCTAcaggagaataaaaacaaaacccttaCCTTCTGCCACAGTTACCACCAACCAGCAGACCAGTGACCAGTAGGAGAAGCAGAGTCTGTGAGCCATGGCTTCTACCTTGAACTCTCACTGCTTACAACCCAATGTTCCTTTAAATGGGAGTTGGTGAGTCACCAGCAGACTGATTCAGGTAATTTGCATTTGCATAGTGGACCACAGCTATCTGGGCCTGTGGTGTGAGGGCAAGAAATCCCTAAGGACATACCAGACAGTGTGTATCAACCAGAAGTGTCTTGTAATGACAGCCAAGCATCATTCATCATACCTTGATTTTGGACAACCACACCTTCGCTGTCCTTTTAATCCCTCAAATCTACTCCCACGGTGCtgccttctctttattagtgtgtaTGTCTTCCTCTGCAAGAGAAGGGAAATGCTCAACACTGCTTCCCTCTGTGGAGCTGACTGAGGGGAAGAGCACTGTTCTGACGCTTCCTGACCCAGTGGGATGCAGGTTTTAAGAAGTTGTTCTTATCTCTGATCAGAGTTTATGATTCTTCTTCTTTGCTTTTGTCCAAGAGGCAAGGACAGTATAGTCAGAAAACTATCTTCCCTTGTCTCCATCATAGTCTCTGTTTAAATAACATGAATTTCTGGGAGCATAACTTAGTAAGCTGTCCTTCCAGGTTTCCCTTTAATTCACCAAATTGCCTCCAAGATGGACATGGTGTATCTATACCTGGTTGATTTCCTGAGAGGACTGTCAGCTGCTGGAGGAATGAGAGGTGGAACTCAC comes from Sciurus carolinensis chromosome 10, mSciCar1.2, whole genome shotgun sequence and encodes:
- the Odaph gene encoding odontogenesis associated phosphoprotein; amino-acid sequence: MAHRLCFSYWSLVCWLVVTVAEGQEEVVTPPGGSQNNINPTDCQIFTLTPPPTTRNPSTRVPPIPRTPRYFLGRNLQTESSSEESREKREA